A single region of the Lycium barbarum isolate Lr01 chromosome 2, ASM1917538v2, whole genome shotgun sequence genome encodes:
- the LOC132626087 gene encoding uncharacterized protein LOC132626087 isoform X3: protein MLSQVYCWLYRKMGENLVVKDERVRVGNLDGASSGEVVENGKKPEVEGASSSKNVKEKEMAVEEEEGNEEVPLIRGGECRICQDEDTLNNLESPCACSGSLKYAHRKCVQHWCNEKGDITCEICHQPYQPDYTAPPRARPEETIIDIGGGWQIAGTPLDLHDPRLLAIREAERQLLEAEYDDYNATNASGVAFCRSAALILMAFLLLRHALPVADADGGDDEDPSAFFSLFLLRLIGFLLPCYIMVWAISILQQRRQRENGLW from the exons ATGCTTTCCCAG GTATATTGTTGGTTGTATAGAAAAATGGGAGAGAATCTGGTGGTGAAAGATGAGCGAGTCCGGGTCGGGAACCTAGATGGAGCATCATCAGGAGAAGTGGTTGAAAACGGGAAGAAACCGGAAGTGGAAGGAGCCTCTTCTTCAAAGAATGTAAAGGAGAAGGAAATGGCtgtggaagaagaagaaggtaaTGAGGAGGTGCCATTAATTCGGGGTGGAGAGTGCCGCATTTGCCAGGACGAAGATACTTTGAACAATTTGGAGAGCCCTTGTGCTTGCAGTGGAAGTCTCAAG TATGCACATCGAAAATGTGTTCAACATTGGTGCAATGAGAAGGGTGACATTACTTGTGAGATTTGCCATCAG CCATACCAGCCTGATTACACTGCCCCTCCTCGAGCTCGACCGGAGGAAACTATTATAGATATTGG GGGAGGATGGCAAATCGCTGGCACACCTCTGGATTTACACGATCCTCGCCTTTTGGCAATTAGAGAGGCTGAACGCCAACTTTTGGAAGCTGAATATGATGATTATAATGCTACAAATGCAAGTGGTGTCGCATTCTGCCGTTCTGCTGCTTTAATT TTAATGGCTTTTCTGCTCTTGCGCCATGCATTGCCTGTAGCAGACGCAGATGGAGGAGACGACGAAGATCCATCTGCTTTCTTCTCG CTTTTCTTGCTTCGGTTAATTGGCTTTCTTTTACCTTGCTACATCATGGTCTGGGCAATCAGCATTTTGCAGCAGCGCAGGCAAAGAGAG AATGGACTTTGGTGA
- the LOC132626087 gene encoding uncharacterized protein LOC132626087 isoform X1 gives MLSQVYCWLYRKMGENLVVKDERVRVGNLDGASSGEVVENGKKPEVEGASSSKNVKEKEMAVEEEEGNEEVPLIRGGECRICQDEDTLNNLESPCACSGSLKYAHRKCVQHWCNEKGDITCEICHQPYQPDYTAPPRARPEETIIDIGGGWQIAGTPLDLHDPRLLAIREAERQLLEAEYDDYNATNASGVAFCRSAALILMAFLLLRHALPVADADGGDDEDPSAFFSLFLLRLIGFLLPCYIMVWAISILQQRRQREEAAALATAQFAFVVQSGQPTGVQFAMASATPSVPASTTDSSSVPAPMDRV, from the exons ATGCTTTCCCAG GTATATTGTTGGTTGTATAGAAAAATGGGAGAGAATCTGGTGGTGAAAGATGAGCGAGTCCGGGTCGGGAACCTAGATGGAGCATCATCAGGAGAAGTGGTTGAAAACGGGAAGAAACCGGAAGTGGAAGGAGCCTCTTCTTCAAAGAATGTAAAGGAGAAGGAAATGGCtgtggaagaagaagaaggtaaTGAGGAGGTGCCATTAATTCGGGGTGGAGAGTGCCGCATTTGCCAGGACGAAGATACTTTGAACAATTTGGAGAGCCCTTGTGCTTGCAGTGGAAGTCTCAAG TATGCACATCGAAAATGTGTTCAACATTGGTGCAATGAGAAGGGTGACATTACTTGTGAGATTTGCCATCAG CCATACCAGCCTGATTACACTGCCCCTCCTCGAGCTCGACCGGAGGAAACTATTATAGATATTGG GGGAGGATGGCAAATCGCTGGCACACCTCTGGATTTACACGATCCTCGCCTTTTGGCAATTAGAGAGGCTGAACGCCAACTTTTGGAAGCTGAATATGATGATTATAATGCTACAAATGCAAGTGGTGTCGCATTCTGCCGTTCTGCTGCTTTAATT TTAATGGCTTTTCTGCTCTTGCGCCATGCATTGCCTGTAGCAGACGCAGATGGAGGAGACGACGAAGATCCATCTGCTTTCTTCTCG CTTTTCTTGCTTCGGTTAATTGGCTTTCTTTTACCTTGCTACATCATGGTCTGGGCAATCAGCATTTTGCAGCAGCGCAGGCAAAGAGAG GAGGCAGCAGCATTAGCAACAGCGCAGTTTGCATTTGTGGTACAATCTGGGCAGCCAACAGGTGTACAGTTTGCCATGGCATCAGCTACACCATCTGTCCCTGCATCGACGACGGACTCATCGTCTGTGCCTGCACCAATGGATCGGGTTTAA
- the LOC132626087 gene encoding uncharacterized protein LOC132626087 isoform X2 — protein MGENLVVKDERVRVGNLDGASSGEVVENGKKPEVEGASSSKNVKEKEMAVEEEEGNEEVPLIRGGECRICQDEDTLNNLESPCACSGSLKYAHRKCVQHWCNEKGDITCEICHQPYQPDYTAPPRARPEETIIDIGGGWQIAGTPLDLHDPRLLAIREAERQLLEAEYDDYNATNASGVAFCRSAALILMAFLLLRHALPVADADGGDDEDPSAFFSLFLLRLIGFLLPCYIMVWAISILQQRRQREEAAALATAQFAFVVQSGQPTGVQFAMASATPSVPASTTDSSSVPAPMDRV, from the exons ATGGGAGAGAATCTGGTGGTGAAAGATGAGCGAGTCCGGGTCGGGAACCTAGATGGAGCATCATCAGGAGAAGTGGTTGAAAACGGGAAGAAACCGGAAGTGGAAGGAGCCTCTTCTTCAAAGAATGTAAAGGAGAAGGAAATGGCtgtggaagaagaagaaggtaaTGAGGAGGTGCCATTAATTCGGGGTGGAGAGTGCCGCATTTGCCAGGACGAAGATACTTTGAACAATTTGGAGAGCCCTTGTGCTTGCAGTGGAAGTCTCAAG TATGCACATCGAAAATGTGTTCAACATTGGTGCAATGAGAAGGGTGACATTACTTGTGAGATTTGCCATCAG CCATACCAGCCTGATTACACTGCCCCTCCTCGAGCTCGACCGGAGGAAACTATTATAGATATTGG GGGAGGATGGCAAATCGCTGGCACACCTCTGGATTTACACGATCCTCGCCTTTTGGCAATTAGAGAGGCTGAACGCCAACTTTTGGAAGCTGAATATGATGATTATAATGCTACAAATGCAAGTGGTGTCGCATTCTGCCGTTCTGCTGCTTTAATT TTAATGGCTTTTCTGCTCTTGCGCCATGCATTGCCTGTAGCAGACGCAGATGGAGGAGACGACGAAGATCCATCTGCTTTCTTCTCG CTTTTCTTGCTTCGGTTAATTGGCTTTCTTTTACCTTGCTACATCATGGTCTGGGCAATCAGCATTTTGCAGCAGCGCAGGCAAAGAGAG GAGGCAGCAGCATTAGCAACAGCGCAGTTTGCATTTGTGGTACAATCTGGGCAGCCAACAGGTGTACAGTTTGCCATGGCATCAGCTACACCATCTGTCCCTGCATCGACGACGGACTCATCGTCTGTGCCTGCACCAATGGATCGGGTTTAA